Proteins from a single region of Streptomyces spectabilis:
- a CDS encoding TetR/AcrR family transcriptional regulator: protein MTATDPLAPARPTLRERRRAAATQEILEAAEAQLSEHGPAALSLRAVARSLGMTVQALYHYFPSRDDLVTALIAKAYDDLAAALQTSLDTTADEPGAPPLVAVAGAYRQWAIDHPERFQLLYGTPLRYYAAPPEGPTTQAVRRMGAIFERELFGGFTTEQLAAADVPELSPALREDLERLPADGLGSLPPPAVALLMSAWGQLHGLVVLEVFGHTSFIGDHQAEIFRLAMRNLIEDLRRRIPSPAADVR, encoded by the coding sequence ATGACCGCTACGGACCCACTCGCCCCGGCCCGGCCCACCTTGCGCGAGCGGCGCCGGGCCGCGGCCACCCAGGAGATCCTGGAGGCCGCCGAGGCGCAGCTGAGCGAACACGGCCCCGCGGCCCTGTCCCTGCGAGCCGTCGCCCGGAGCCTCGGCATGACGGTGCAGGCGCTCTACCACTACTTCCCGAGCCGGGACGACCTCGTCACCGCCCTCATCGCCAAGGCGTACGACGACCTGGCCGCGGCCCTGCAGACCAGCCTCGACACGACCGCGGACGAGCCGGGCGCGCCGCCTCTGGTGGCCGTGGCCGGGGCCTACCGGCAGTGGGCCATCGACCACCCCGAGCGGTTCCAGCTCCTGTACGGCACGCCCCTGCGGTACTACGCGGCGCCTCCGGAGGGCCCCACCACCCAGGCCGTGCGCCGCATGGGCGCGATCTTCGAACGCGAGCTGTTCGGCGGTTTCACCACGGAGCAACTCGCCGCGGCCGACGTACCGGAGCTCTCGCCCGCGCTGCGGGAGGACCTGGAGCGGCTGCCCGCGGACGGTCTGGGGTCACTGCCGCCGCCCGCGGTCGCCCTCCTGATGAGCGCGTGGGGACAACTGCACGGCCTGGTCGTCCTGGAGGTGTTCGGGCACACCTCCTTCATCGGCGACCACCAGGCCGAGATCTTCCGCCTGGCGATGCGGAACCTGATCGAGGACCTGCGCCGCCGGATCCCGTCCCCGGCCGCGGACGTCAGGTGA
- a CDS encoding SAV_2336 N-terminal domain-related protein yields MDRGRESSPVLLGLLGRLTGHELSIHELLDAVWLAGRLPADGDAPLARALSGTALPAQGPGPAAEPAPPADARPGDGEPADGGKAPGTPAPPPPPAQLLGALHAAAAARSAPEFARLGADDRLRPDDGALPVRVPEEKALGDEELRFGRALRLLKQPQPHPHRREFDEAATAAALAETGLPDVVTRPARQRWLDLVLLIDDGISMLLWRRLATELRALLERLGAFRGIRVLGLDTRTRRAPLLRARPFDANSALLSPASAVDPSGGTLVLVISDGVGACWRDGRMRGALGRWARQGPTAILHALPAHLWGASGIRSEPWLVTTRRRGAANDTWYVSDPLLPSGLGEDFTDIPVPVLEPYPPAVAAWARLVASPGASTELPLLVPSHAPTPRGRADTRGSDAATAVLRFRDAASPEAFRLAAHLAAVSPLTVPVMRLVQAAVPWRTDTAHLAEVFLGGLMQQVEPADARLPAPHRRFGFARDAQDILLDTASPIDLLRTTRTVTERLRALVGRSPDFPAWLAHPSGTSELLPGTRPFAWLEDRLLTHIGARPMAAPAPNGAAAQEEVLLPSGLEAAPSWLPLRLQDLHALGPYTLLRRDGAGGTPTAYIGEDEDGLQVLLRVSSSSASPVARELLDNERAALRRMDGAYAPAVVASDLRDVPVPWLALRLDTLGDGRPAPTLRAVLDAAGPLAGTPLFLWLGWHLTRAVSRSHRRGIVHGSLTPGAVLVTESTLHVISWTSARIDGAWSASVSAMPPASPYRAPEVTYWGESRITAGDVYSLGAVLLHAATGRAWQGYEHDALRRDPWFGDLDGELADLLLRCVTAEPESRPTVREVADALSARLPGAQPWEEADDALAPETPQERQSADEPEDDDSETWTRTIRAPLNKPLRIVLVGVKDGAGCTTTTMMLGAVLADQRQERVLAIDADKHAGRHVRIGGRVFRGTFAGLTDLAASLPEVRRFEDLSLFLSPHRSGLTVLANDSVSRPSAGGQYTDQDFREVLWATRPYFRLTLIDSDKPVSLVLEHADRVVIVSRADPAGLTQAQQTMDRLVTLNRPDLVEEAVVVLNHSRPAAGWTLDSASVRALRSRCRGLVTVPRDGHLAMASTVELSWLTPVAYKAYLRLAALLLGRRPMFP; encoded by the coding sequence GCCCTGCCCGCGCAGGGCCCCGGCCCTGCGGCGGAGCCCGCGCCCCCGGCCGACGCCCGCCCCGGGGACGGCGAACCCGCCGACGGCGGCAAGGCGCCGGGCACCCCGGCGCCACCCCCGCCACCGGCCCAGCTGCTCGGTGCCCTGCACGCGGCCGCGGCGGCCCGCAGCGCCCCCGAGTTCGCCCGGCTCGGAGCGGACGACCGGCTCCGGCCGGACGACGGCGCGCTCCCGGTGCGGGTGCCCGAGGAGAAGGCGCTGGGCGACGAGGAGCTGCGCTTCGGCCGGGCGCTGCGGCTCCTGAAGCAGCCCCAGCCGCACCCGCACCGGCGCGAGTTCGATGAGGCGGCCACGGCGGCGGCTCTCGCCGAGACCGGCCTGCCCGACGTGGTGACCCGGCCCGCGCGGCAGCGCTGGCTCGACCTGGTGCTGCTCATCGACGACGGCATCTCGATGCTCCTGTGGCGGCGCCTCGCGACCGAGCTGCGCGCCCTCCTGGAGCGCCTCGGCGCGTTCCGCGGCATCCGGGTGCTCGGCCTGGACACACGCACCCGGCGGGCACCGCTGCTGCGCGCCCGCCCCTTCGACGCCAACTCCGCGCTGCTGTCCCCGGCGTCGGCCGTCGACCCCTCCGGCGGCACCCTCGTCCTGGTCATCAGCGACGGCGTCGGCGCCTGCTGGCGCGACGGGCGCATGCGCGGGGCGCTCGGCCGCTGGGCACGCCAGGGCCCGACCGCCATCCTGCACGCCCTGCCCGCCCATCTGTGGGGCGCCTCCGGCATCCGCTCCGAGCCCTGGCTGGTGACCACCCGGCGCCGGGGCGCCGCCAACGACACCTGGTACGTGTCCGACCCGCTGCTGCCCTCCGGGCTCGGCGAGGACTTCACGGACATCCCCGTACCGGTTCTCGAACCGTACCCACCGGCCGTCGCCGCCTGGGCGCGGCTCGTGGCCTCGCCCGGCGCGAGCACGGAGCTGCCCCTGCTGGTCCCGTCGCACGCGCCGACGCCGCGCGGCCGGGCCGACACGCGGGGCTCCGACGCGGCCACCGCCGTCCTGCGGTTCCGGGACGCCGCGTCGCCGGAGGCCTTCCGGCTCGCCGCGCACCTCGCCGCCGTGTCACCCCTGACCGTGCCCGTGATGCGGCTGGTCCAGGCCGCGGTCCCCTGGCGGACGGACACCGCGCACCTCGCCGAGGTGTTCCTCGGCGGGCTCATGCAGCAGGTCGAACCGGCCGACGCGCGGCTGCCCGCGCCGCACCGCAGGTTCGGATTCGCCCGCGACGCCCAGGACATCCTCCTCGACACGGCGTCCCCGATCGACCTGCTGCGCACGACCAGGACCGTCACCGAGCGCCTGCGCGCGCTCGTCGGCCGCTCACCGGACTTCCCCGCCTGGCTCGCGCACCCCTCCGGCACCAGCGAACTCCTGCCCGGCACCCGGCCGTTCGCCTGGCTCGAGGACCGGCTCCTGACCCACATCGGCGCCCGCCCCATGGCGGCGCCCGCCCCGAACGGGGCCGCGGCGCAGGAGGAGGTCCTGCTGCCCTCGGGGCTTGAGGCCGCCCCGTCCTGGCTGCCCCTGCGCCTTCAGGACCTGCACGCCCTGGGCCCCTACACGCTGCTGCGCCGGGACGGCGCCGGCGGCACGCCCACCGCGTACATCGGCGAGGACGAGGACGGACTGCAGGTCCTGCTGCGCGTCTCCTCCTCGTCCGCCTCGCCGGTGGCGCGCGAACTGCTCGACAACGAGCGGGCCGCGCTGCGCCGCATGGACGGCGCGTACGCCCCCGCCGTCGTGGCCAGCGACCTGCGCGACGTGCCCGTGCCCTGGCTGGCGCTTCGCCTGGACACCCTCGGCGACGGGCGGCCCGCGCCGACGCTGCGCGCGGTCCTCGACGCGGCCGGACCGCTGGCGGGCACCCCGCTGTTCCTGTGGCTCGGCTGGCACCTGACGCGGGCGGTGAGCCGCAGCCACCGCCGGGGCATCGTGCACGGCTCGCTGACGCCGGGCGCGGTCCTGGTGACCGAGTCGACCCTGCACGTCATCAGCTGGACGTCGGCGCGCATCGACGGCGCCTGGAGCGCCTCGGTCTCGGCGATGCCGCCCGCATCGCCCTACCGGGCGCCCGAGGTGACGTACTGGGGCGAGTCCCGCATCACGGCCGGGGACGTGTACTCCCTGGGGGCCGTCCTGCTGCACGCCGCGACCGGCCGCGCGTGGCAGGGCTACGAGCACGACGCCCTGCGGCGCGACCCGTGGTTCGGGGACCTCGACGGGGAACTCGCCGACCTCCTCCTGCGCTGCGTCACCGCCGAACCGGAGAGCAGACCCACGGTGCGGGAGGTGGCGGACGCCCTCAGCGCCCGGCTGCCCGGCGCACAGCCGTGGGAGGAGGCCGACGACGCGCTCGCCCCCGAGACGCCGCAGGAGCGGCAGAGCGCGGACGAGCCGGAGGACGACGACAGCGAGACCTGGACGCGCACCATCCGGGCGCCCCTGAACAAGCCGCTGCGGATCGTCCTCGTCGGCGTCAAGGACGGCGCGGGCTGCACCACGACGACCATGATGCTGGGCGCCGTCCTCGCCGACCAGCGCCAGGAGCGGGTCCTCGCGATCGACGCCGACAAGCACGCGGGACGGCACGTGCGCATCGGCGGCCGCGTCTTCCGCGGCACGTTCGCGGGCCTGACCGATCTGGCGGCCTCCCTGCCGGAGGTGCGCCGCTTCGAGGACCTCAGCCTGTTCCTTTCGCCGCACCGCTCAGGACTGACGGTCCTCGCGAACGACTCGGTGTCGCGTCCTTCGGCGGGCGGCCAGTACACGGACCAGGACTTCCGCGAGGTGCTGTGGGCGACGCGCCCGTACTTCCGCCTCACCCTGATCGACTCCGACAAGCCCGTGTCACTGGTCCTGGAGCACGCCGACCGCGTCGTCATCGTCTCGCGCGCCGACCCCGCGGGCCTGACCCAGGCCCAGCAGACCATGGACCGTCTCGTCACCCTGAACCGCCCCGACCTGGTGGAGGAGGCCGTCGTGGTCCTCAACCACAGCCGCCCCGCCGCCGGTTGGACCCTCGACTCGGCCAGTGTGCGCGCCCTGCGCTCGCGCTGCCGCGGCCTGGTGACCGTCCCGCGCGACGGCCACCTCGCCATGGCCAGCACCGTCGAACTGTCCTGGCTTACCCCCGTCGCCTACAAGGCCTACCTGCGCCTCGCGGCGCTGCTCCTGGGGCGGCGGCCGATGTTCCCCTGA
- a CDS encoding M4 family metallopeptidase, translating to MAPPRTSRRRTRRTRRTGARLLLATAVVAASVVQGGLAGASPAAARAAAGVGCGTNVGRVPLDTTYNPATGRYELNDPKRGNHKTYDMQNGTGGSGTVVTDDDNDWCEGGRQSDAVAAHYIHAVFWDYFLGVHGRKGVRGDGKGGCSRVHYGRDYVNAFYESASNCVTYGDGASNPARPLIRIEVGVHELTHGVTAATAGLGFSGEPGGLNEATSDVFAAAAEFRAANPADPGDYLFGERLDTTGGTALRHMDRPSRDGQSKDYWYAGIGQLPPAHSAGPADHFFYLLAEGSGPKVVGGVSYDSPTYDGKPVSGVGRAAAERIWYRALTLYMTSTTAYRSARTATLAAAAALYGTDSAEHRAVGAAWAAVNVT from the coding sequence ATGGCCCCGCCCCGCACCTCCCGCCGTCGCACCCGTCGCACCCGTCGCACCGGAGCACGGCTCCTGCTCGCCACGGCCGTCGTCGCGGCCTCGGTCGTCCAGGGCGGCCTGGCCGGCGCGAGCCCGGCGGCGGCGCGCGCGGCGGCCGGGGTCGGCTGCGGCACGAACGTGGGGCGCGTGCCGCTCGACACCACGTACAACCCGGCCACCGGACGCTACGAGCTCAACGACCCGAAGCGCGGCAACCACAAGACGTACGACATGCAGAACGGGACCGGCGGGTCCGGCACCGTGGTGACCGACGACGACAACGACTGGTGCGAGGGCGGCCGCCAGTCCGACGCCGTCGCGGCGCACTACATCCACGCGGTGTTCTGGGACTACTTCCTCGGCGTCCACGGCCGCAAGGGCGTGCGCGGCGACGGCAAGGGCGGGTGCAGCCGCGTGCACTACGGCCGCGACTACGTCAACGCCTTCTACGAGTCCGCCTCCAACTGCGTGACCTACGGCGACGGCGCGTCGAATCCCGCGCGGCCCCTGATCCGCATCGAGGTCGGCGTGCACGAGCTGACCCACGGCGTCACCGCGGCCACCGCGGGGCTCGGCTTCTCCGGGGAGCCGGGCGGCCTCAACGAGGCGACGAGCGATGTCTTCGCGGCCGCCGCGGAGTTCCGCGCGGCCAACCCCGCCGACCCCGGCGACTACCTCTTCGGGGAGCGCCTCGACACCACCGGCGGGACCGCGCTGCGCCACATGGACCGCCCCTCACGGGACGGCCAGTCCAAGGACTACTGGTACGCGGGCATCGGCCAGCTCCCGCCCGCCCACTCCGCAGGCCCCGCCGACCATTTCTTCTACCTGCTCGCCGAGGGCAGCGGCCCGAAGGTCGTGGGCGGCGTCTCCTATGACAGCCCGACGTACGACGGCAAGCCCGTCAGCGGCGTCGGCCGGGCCGCCGCGGAGCGGATCTGGTACCGCGCGCTCACCCTGTACATGACGTCCACCACCGCCTACCGCTCCGCGCGCACCGCGACCCTCGCGGCGGCCGCCGCCCTGTACGGCACGGACAGCGCCGAGCACCGCGCGGTGGGTGCCGCCTGGGCGGCCGTCAACGTCACCTGA
- a CDS encoding MMPL family transporter produces MFERIAELAIRRSRLVLIVATLVVALMGALGAGAFGKLLGGGFDDPASQSSRARDVIDEKFGGETNLVFLVRAADGRVDSAAAERSGRALVADLKEERDLTNVVSYWDAESPDLRSDDGREAIVLARVKGHDAEQQDNAKGVIDAYAGTYEDTLTVKAGGSAGVSYEMGPQTEEDLVLAETIAVPLILLLLLVVFGTVVSALLPLVIALIAIVGVFAELYVVGSVTDVSVFAINLTTALGLGLGVDYALLMISRFREQLAAGASVEDAVRKTMSTAGRTVAFSAATVAAALAALMVFPQYFLRSFGYSGVGVVLIAALATLFVMPALLNVLGHRVNRGRMPWAKPGRAGTGTSVWGRLARTVMRRPALTALPVLAVLLAAARPLLGITFGTADERVLPEDAQSRQVSTALRENFDGNDAAALHVVINKPVDQDPLASYAVKLSALEGVARVETSTGVYADGRSEATGPGNPALGRPAAQQLNVVTSLTPKSDEAKDLVEGVRTAAAPSGTAPLVGGADAELVDSNDSIGGRLPLAIGLIAVTTFLLLFLFTGSVVQPLRALVLNMVSLGATIGVMTWIFQDGHLSGLLGFTPQPMETSMTVLMFCVAFGLSMDYEVFVTSRIKELHDLGEDNESAVADGLGHTGRIVSAAAVLLAVSFFAFGTAEISFMQLFGLGSGLAILIDAIAVRGVLVPAAMRLLGGSAWYAPGFLRAFHTRFGLSERGPAPAPVPAAESPRVETTPVP; encoded by the coding sequence GTGTTCGAACGCATAGCCGAGCTGGCGATCCGCAGGTCCCGGCTCGTCCTCATCGTCGCCACCCTGGTGGTGGCCCTCATGGGCGCCCTCGGCGCGGGTGCGTTCGGGAAGCTGCTGGGCGGCGGCTTCGACGACCCGGCCTCCCAGTCCTCCCGGGCCAGGGACGTCATCGACGAGAAGTTCGGCGGCGAGACCAACCTGGTGTTCCTGGTCCGCGCCGCCGACGGCCGCGTCGACTCCGCGGCCGCCGAGCGCAGCGGCCGGGCCCTGGTGGCCGACCTCAAGGAGGAGCGGGACCTCACCAACGTGGTCTCGTACTGGGACGCCGAAAGCCCCGACCTGCGCTCCGATGACGGCCGCGAGGCCATCGTGCTGGCCCGGGTGAAGGGCCACGACGCGGAGCAGCAGGACAACGCCAAGGGCGTCATCGACGCGTACGCGGGCACGTACGAGGACACGCTCACGGTCAAGGCCGGAGGCAGCGCGGGCGTCAGCTACGAGATGGGGCCGCAGACCGAGGAGGACCTCGTCCTCGCGGAGACCATCGCGGTGCCGCTGATCCTCCTGCTGCTCCTCGTCGTCTTCGGGACGGTGGTCTCCGCCCTCCTTCCGCTGGTCATCGCGCTCATCGCCATCGTGGGGGTGTTCGCGGAGCTGTACGTCGTCGGCAGCGTCACCGATGTGTCCGTCTTCGCGATCAACCTCACGACGGCGCTCGGCCTCGGACTCGGCGTCGACTACGCCCTGTTGATGATCAGCCGGTTCCGTGAGCAGCTCGCGGCGGGGGCGAGCGTGGAGGACGCCGTCCGCAAGACGATGAGCACCGCGGGCCGTACGGTCGCGTTCTCCGCCGCGACGGTGGCGGCCGCCCTGGCGGCGCTCATGGTGTTCCCGCAGTACTTCCTCCGCTCGTTCGGCTACTCCGGCGTCGGGGTCGTCCTCATCGCGGCCCTCGCCACGCTGTTCGTGATGCCGGCGCTGCTCAACGTCCTGGGGCACCGGGTCAACCGCGGCCGGATGCCGTGGGCCAAGCCGGGGCGCGCCGGAACCGGGACGTCCGTGTGGGGGCGTCTCGCCCGTACCGTCATGCGGCGGCCCGCGCTGACCGCCCTGCCCGTGCTCGCGGTGCTGCTCGCGGCGGCGAGGCCGCTGCTCGGCATCACCTTCGGCACGGCGGACGAACGCGTTCTGCCCGAGGACGCCCAGAGCCGCCAGGTCTCGACGGCCCTGCGGGAGAACTTCGACGGCAATGACGCCGCCGCGCTGCACGTCGTGATCAACAAGCCCGTGGACCAGGACCCGTTGGCGTCCTACGCGGTCAAGCTGTCCGCCCTCGAAGGCGTCGCCCGCGTCGAGACCAGCACCGGGGTGTACGCCGACGGGCGGTCCGAGGCGACCGGCCCCGGCAATCCGGCGCTCGGCCGCCCCGCCGCGCAGCAGCTCAACGTGGTGACCTCCCTGACGCCGAAGTCGGACGAGGCCAAGGACCTGGTCGAGGGGGTCAGGACGGCCGCCGCGCCCTCCGGGACCGCCCCGCTGGTGGGCGGGGCCGACGCCGAACTGGTCGACTCCAACGACTCCATCGGCGGCAGGCTCCCGCTCGCCATCGGCCTCATCGCGGTCACCACGTTCCTGCTCCTGTTCCTGTTCACCGGCAGCGTCGTGCAGCCGCTGCGGGCGCTGGTCCTCAACATGGTCAGCCTGGGCGCGACCATCGGCGTCATGACCTGGATCTTCCAGGACGGCCATCTCTCGGGCCTGCTCGGCTTCACGCCGCAGCCGATGGAGACGTCGATGACCGTGCTGATGTTCTGCGTCGCCTTCGGTCTCTCCATGGACTACGAGGTGTTCGTCACCAGCCGGATCAAGGAACTCCACGACCTCGGCGAGGACAACGAGTCCGCCGTGGCCGACGGCCTCGGGCACACCGGCCGCATCGTCAGCGCGGCGGCCGTCCTGCTCGCGGTGAGCTTCTTCGCCTTCGGCACGGCCGAGATCAGCTTCATGCAGCTCTTCGGCCTGGGCAGCGGGCTCGCCATCCTCATCGACGCCATCGCCGTCCGCGGCGTGCTCGTCCCCGCCGCGATGCGTCTGCTCGGCGGTTCGGCCTGGTACGCGCCCGGCTTCCTGCGCGCCTTCCACACCCGCTTCGGCCTCAGTGAGCGCGGTCCCGCCCCGGCGCCCGTACCGGCGGCGGAGTCACCGCGGGTGGAGACCACGCCGGTGCCCTGA